GACTCCCAAGGCAAGTGTTCATTctttaaaagaagaagaagaagaagcagcaatCCCCACTGCAGCTCCAGGAACTCCTCGAGCAGCAGCCACGCTCAGGCAGCGATTGAGGACACGAGAGGGAGACAGGCCAGAAACACAGACTGACCCATTTAGTTGCTGCCCGAGCTGGGTGAGACAAGGGAAAATGAATCCGCATAAATGGGGAAAGCAGATTAGATTGCCGGGGCCTGGTTCTTTTCTCACACCAGCTGTACCCTAGTGCAATGCCATTGGGCCAGTCCCTGGCTCTGATCCAACAACCTCAAGCCTGGCATTAAGAGAAATCTGTCTGCCTGGGTGTGTGGCTAGGAAAAAGGGGGCATGGACAAGATGCCACTGTGTCTGACGGATCCTCAGCTGCAGGGATGGCTGCTGGGGATGTGggaaggaaatagattcaatggtGCTCTAGGGACCAGGCAGGCAGCCCCAGAATCAGGGCAGCACAAAGGTGACTTAAAGACTCTCCTCACTTTACGGACATGTGCCGAACACGGCTCAGCCGCAGCAGAGGCTCTGGGCCTCTGGCTTTGGTGGGGTTCCTCCTCATTTCCCCCAGTGGGAAAGGGGAATCAAGTCCTTGGAGCATTAGCAATTCAGGGCGCTGCTAGTCAGCCAGGCCAGGCCATTCCTTTGAAACTCATGATGGTGACTCTTTAAATGTGACGGCGTAGGCTAACTGATCCCAGTCTAGGTCCATGCCCTGTCAGTTCATTGTTATTGGAGCTGAGGCTTTCATTGCAGGGAGCCGGAGAGCGGCTTTGGAAAGCACGGTCGCTTGTGCCACTGCTAACTGTCTATTGTTTTCTACTTCCAGAGCCGTATGTTTTGTACCAGCACCGCAGATGATGACCCTGCACTGACCTTGCCCTGAAGACCCCTGCAGCAGCGTTGGAAGGATTCCCCCGTTGAttataattatttcattttttggtGGTTGGTTGGTTAGTTGCCGCTGCgagtggggtttggttttttggtttggttctggttttttttaacaCCATGTCTAATCCTGGTGCCCCTCAAGACGCTGGTAACAAGCCCAACATGTTGGACAGAAATAACCCAGAGGACTCGCAGCCCCCTGTTAACTCCGAGAGGAGGAACAAAAGTGGGATCATAAGTGAACCTTTGAACAAAAGTCTTAAGAAATCGCGTCCACTCTCCCATTACTCcaccttcagcagcagcagctcggtAAGCGAACATTCAGAGAAAGGAACCTCCTTAGCTAATGGCAATGAAGCCACAACTGTGGATAAAAGTCACTCTACCTCAAAGCACAAAAATATCTCTAGTATGCTGAGCAAATCAGACAGGGCGTCAGAAATCTCATCAGAAGGACAGATCAGCCTACAACAGTTTGCTCAGTCTACAGATATGCTCAAAAGAGTGGTACAGGAGCACATTCCTTTACCAAATGACCACGGGACTGGTATCTCTGATATGGAAGCGGTCTCAGCTGCAGAGACAATGAACAGCCCTTCTGATTTTCCTTACCTGGGGGCTTTTCCCATAAACCCAGGCCTTTTCATTATGACCCCTGCTGGCGTGTTTCTGGCAGAGAGCGCGCTCCATATGGCTGGCTTGGCAGAGTACCCAATGCAGAATGAATTGGCATCTGCCATCAATTCTGGGAAAAAGAAACGGAAAAGATGTGGCATGTGCCCTCCATGCCGAAGACGGATAAACTGCGAGCAGTGCAGCAGTTGTAGGAATCGCAAAACTGGCCACCAGATTTGCAAATTCCGAAAATGTGAGGAACTCAAAAAGAAGCCGTCTGCAGCGCTGGAGGTAACTGGCTGTAGTCCGACATCCTAACCTTTCTCTTGGTCTGCTGTCCTTTGGATGTTGATAGAGATGATAAAATCCCGGGGCTTTTTCCTTCTTAACAATTCCTGCCTTTAGCATCACACACAAATTGTCAGCGTTCCCCCCCCATGCTGATTGACTGTATTCTGATTAGTAATTAGCAGTAATATCACCTGAAATAGGTCTTGCCATGATGATTACAACCCTCAGTAGATTTGTATCCTTTTTATTGACTCCTGTAGGGGCTTTTGAGTTTTAATACCCCTTTCTTGTATAACAGGGGAGTGTCTCACAATTGCACCTGCCAGCTAGCTAGCCATTGCTTAGTACAATTCCTGAGCCAGTAAGTGAATCATGGgatgagggcctgatccaaagcctactgaagtcagtggtagtcTTTCTGTGGACagcagtgggttttggatcaggccctgaattctAGGCTTTTCAGGGCAGGTCTCAAGGTCACTCTGGTAGTCATTATCAATCTGTTAAACCTGTTTTTCCAAACTGGTGTTCCACTGTAAGTCATTAGTTTGCCCCTTGTTCTGAAAGGGAAGAAACAGGCTGTGGTTAATTCCTGTGAAAATGACTGTGCTGTGTGCAAATTGTTAGGGGATGAGCTCTTGAAAGTTGGTGTGATCAACTGGGGAATGGCCACTTCATTTGGGAAACATGTCCAGTACTGAGACAACCTAAGCTTACCTAGGGCTAGATTCTGAGTTTGAGGACACCAATATGAATCCATTGAAGAAAGAAGAGTTACTCCAGATATACACTAGTGTCACTGGGAATGGAATCTGACCCCTgatctttcctt
This window of the Eretmochelys imbricata isolate rEreImb1 chromosome 8, rEreImb1.hap1, whole genome shotgun sequence genome carries:
- the CXXC5 gene encoding CXXC-type zinc finger protein 5 codes for the protein MSNPGAPQDAGNKPNMLDRNNPEDSQPPVNSERRNKSGIISEPLNKSLKKSRPLSHYSTFSSSSSVSEHSEKGTSLANGNEATTVDKSHSTSKHKNISSMLSKSDRASEISSEGQISLQQFAQSTDMLKRVVQEHIPLPNDHGTGISDMEAVSAAETMNSPSDFPYLGAFPINPGLFIMTPAGVFLAESALHMAGLAEYPMQNELASAINSGKKKRKRCGMCPPCRRRINCEQCSSCRNRKTGHQICKFRKCEELKKKPSAALEKVMLPTGAAFRWFQ